The following proteins are co-located in the Candidatus Binatus sp. genome:
- the gloA gene encoding lactoylglutathione lyase, translating to MRLLHTMLRVNNLDESLNFYCDKLGMKLLRKHDFPGGEFTLAFVGYGNEQETAVLELTWNWGTSKYEIGTAYGHIALGVDDIYQTCADLKLKGVNVVREPGPMKHGTTPIAFIEDPNGYKIELIQLK from the coding sequence ATGCGCCTTCTGCACACGATGCTCCGGGTGAACAACCTCGACGAGTCGCTCAACTTCTACTGCGACAAGCTCGGGATGAAACTCCTGCGCAAGCACGACTTCCCCGGCGGCGAGTTCACCCTCGCCTTCGTCGGCTACGGCAACGAGCAGGAAACCGCGGTCCTCGAGTTGACCTGGAATTGGGGAACCTCGAAGTACGAAATCGGCACCGCCTACGGGCACATCGCGCTCGGCGTGGACGACATCTACCAAACCTGCGCCGACTTGAAGCTTAAGGGCGTCAACGTCGTGCGCGAGCCCGGCCCGATGAAGCACGGCACGACTCCCATCGCCTTCATCGAGGATCCCAACGGCTACAAGATCGAACTGATACAGCTAAAGTAG
- a CDS encoding alpha/beta hydrolase, producing the protein MASDKFVSANGLRLHYIDYGNDGAPWVVCVHGLTGNAHNFDALALHLTPSYHVISVDVRGRGDSQWGPPTEYVPQNYVTDLARMLEQLGCARASLIGTSMGGIISMMYGGGWPERVERLVLNDIGPEIDPAGVARIASYVGEAPERFKDLGEVVKYYKQNYPPMAKLADSVVAEQVKWSVKPGAQGDLVWKMDASVRRPLGGGTAQNRLDLWVPYARIACPILIVRGADSDVLERATASRMCTVHKRTKAVEVPGVGHAPSLTEAESIGAIKEFFGL; encoded by the coding sequence ATGGCATCGGACAAATTCGTCAGCGCCAACGGTCTTCGGCTTCATTATATCGACTACGGCAACGACGGCGCGCCGTGGGTCGTATGCGTGCATGGGCTGACCGGCAACGCGCACAACTTCGACGCGCTCGCGCTTCATCTGACGCCCAGCTATCACGTGATTTCGGTTGACGTGCGCGGCCGCGGCGACAGCCAGTGGGGTCCGCCGACCGAATACGTCCCGCAAAATTACGTGACCGACCTGGCGCGGATGCTCGAGCAGTTAGGCTGCGCGCGCGCCAGCCTGATTGGCACCTCGATGGGCGGGATAATCTCGATGATGTATGGGGGAGGATGGCCGGAGCGAGTCGAGCGGCTGGTACTGAACGACATCGGTCCCGAAATCGATCCCGCGGGAGTGGCGCGAATAGCCAGCTACGTCGGCGAGGCGCCGGAGCGCTTCAAAGATCTCGGCGAAGTGGTGAAGTACTACAAGCAGAATTATCCGCCGATGGCGAAGCTGGCGGACAGTGTGGTCGCCGAGCAAGTGAAATGGTCGGTCAAGCCGGGGGCGCAAGGCGATCTCGTCTGGAAGATGGATGCCAGCGTGCGGCGGCCGCTTGGCGGCGGGACCGCGCAGAATCGCCTCGATTTGTGGGTGCCGTACGCGCGAATCGCGTGCCCGATTCTGATCGTGCGCGGAGCCGACAGCGATGTCCTGGAGCGTGCGACGGCGAGCCGGATGTGCACCGTGCACAAGCGGACGAAAGCCGTCGAGGTGCCGGGAGTAGGGCATGCGCCGTCGTTGACGGAGGCGGAATCGATCGGGGCGATCAAGGAATTTTTCGGGCTGTGA